Genomic DNA from Marnyiella aurantia:
CAGTTTAAGTTGGCGCTGAAGCATGGAGGTAGATCCCTGTTGAGTAGAGACCACAATTCTGGCCGCATCTTCAAAAAGTGCATCTTTTTCATTCGGATCGAATGCCGCAGAGCCGCTTTGTCCTTCCTCATTTGGAACTTCAGGAAGTAAGAAAGCAGACGCATATCCTTTTTGTGCACCAATATAATCAACAATTTTCTCAACCTCGGGAGTATCTACAAAAGCACACTGCAGCCTCAGAATCTCATTTCCGTTAAAATAGAGCATATCTCCTTTGCCAATAAGCTGGTCTGCACCGGTCGCATCCAGAATGGTGCGCGAATCGACACTGGAAATTACCCTGAAAGCTGCCCTGGCCGGGAAATTAGCCTTGATCATCCCCGTAATTACATTAACGGAAGGACGTTGTGTGGCTACAATCAGGTGGATTCCGACAGCTCTTGCCAGTTGCGCGAGGCGGGCGATAGGATGCTCCACTTCTTTACCGGCAGTCATGATTAGGTCGGCAAATTCATCTACAACCAAAACGATATAGGGAAGGTAGCGGTGTCCGTTCTCAGGGTTCAGTTTTCGCTCCTTAAACTTACCGTTATACTCTTTAATCGTCCGGCAGAATGCATTTTTCAGCAGTTCGTACCGGCTATCCATCTCGATGCAAAGAGAATTAAGGGTGTTAATCACCTTATGGGTATCCGTTATAATGGCATCATCGGAATCCGGCAATTTAGCCAGATAATGTCTTTCTATTTTAGAATACAGTGTAAGTTCAACCTTCTTAGGATCCACCATAACAAACTTAAGCTCGCTTGGGTGCTTTTTATAGAGAAGGGAGGTAAGTATGGCATTTATACCTACAGATTTACCCTGGCCGGTAGCTCCGGCCATTAGCAGGTGAGGCATTTTGGCCAAATCCGCCATAAATATCTCGTTGGAAATTGTTTTTCCGAAGACTACCGGCAGGTCCATATCACTATTCTGGAATTTATGCGAAGCCAGTACACTTCGCATCGATACCATAGTGGGGTTTTTTCTGGGAACCTCAATCCCGATGGTACCTTTACCAGGCATAGGTGCAATGATCCTAATGCCCATCGCCGACAGGTTAAGGGCAATGTCGTCCTGTAGTTTCTTGATAGCTGCCACACGAATCCCGGCTTCCGGAACTATTTCGTAAAGCGTAACTGTTGGGCCAATAGTGGCTTTAATTTCCGCAATACCAACGTTAAAATTCTTGAGCAGACCTACAATCTTATTTTTATTCTCCTCTAGTTCTTCTTTGTTGATGGAAATCTCCTCGGATCCGTAATCTTTAAGAAGGTTAATGTGCGGCATCTGGAATTTTGCCAAATCCAGGGTATGATCATAAAAACCATGCTGCTTCACCAAATCTGCAGATTTTATGTCTGCCTCATCTTGCGGTTCGTCAATTTCCTGAGCTACTTCAACTTTAAATTCGAAACTGTCTGCCTCTGACTGAAATGAGGCAGGTAAATTTGGTATCGGAGCCGAAGGCGTTAATGTTACAGTGGTGGAAGCTGCTTCGTCCATCTCCTCAAAGGAAGTTCTGTTCGGTGTGGTAATCGTTTCGAGATCATTGTTCACCTCCACTTCAGGAAAACCTTTTGGTACTTCAGTGATGGTGCTTGCGGCTCGTGGAACATCTTCGGTTACTGTTACATTGCTGATTTCATTTCCGTTTCCGGCAAGTTCCTCCAGTTCGGTATCTGCCTCAAAGTCCTCGGCCGAGCTTGGCATCATGCCCTTAATTTTGCCAACGGTTTTATCATTGATATCATTCAGGCGGTTCTTAATTGCGCTGGGACGCATATTAAACTCAAGGATAAAATACATACCTATGCTTACCGCAATCACTGCCCAAAGACCTACGAGCCCAATTACGGAAGTCAGGAAGTCTACGATTTGATATCCGTAAACGCCACTTAGTGTACCTACACCCTGGGTAACTGCACCAAAAAAGATTGGAAGCCAACAAATAAAGAAAAGTGAGTGTCCTATAGTTTTCCACGGCTTAAAGTATCTTTTCTTTAAAATGAGCATTCCAACAACAAAAAATAGAAAAGCCACTATAAATGCTGCAACCCCAATGCTGTCGAAAATAAATATTTTGCCAAACCAGTCTCCCACCTTTCCAAAGAGATTGGAAGACTTAACACTGCGGTCAAGCATGGTGCCTGCCTGACTCTGGTCTGCCTTCCAGTTCATAAGATAGGAGGCAAAGGAGCCAGCCATTACGAGCGAAAGTACCAGTAATATTATTCCAAAGAATATACGCGGTTTTGAGAGTGTTTTGCCCGCTTCTGGCGTAGCAGCCGGCGGATTTTTTGTGTTCTTTTCCATAGGTCAGTGCCGGCAAATTTAGTAAAAAAAGGATGTATTTCTTTAGGTGCTGGAATCGAAATAATGCCATTGTTCATGAATTAGAATCGTTTTTACTGATATTTTCAGTTGAATAATTAACTTCTGCATTAATTTATTGTTAACAACTAGCGGTCTTGATAAATATCAGCTATCGGATTGGCTTTTCTAATATATTGCGTGTATTTTTGCGGATTGATACACTGAAGATTTTCAATTCAGAATTTTTCTGCATTGATATTTAACTGCATAACAATGAAAAAGATCCAGAACATCCTTATCAATACCCGAACAATGGCAGTCCTTATGATTGTCTATGCCGCAGCGATGGGGTACGCTACCTTTCTTGAGAATGATTATGGTACGCCCACTGCAAAGGCATTGATATATGAAGCCAAATGGTTTGAACTTGTAATGTTCCTTCTCATTCTGAACTTCATCGGGAATATATCCCGCTACCGGTTGTGGAGACGTGAAAAATGGCCGGTACTTATCTTCCACCTTTCATTTGTGCTGCTGTTCATTGGCGGTGCCATTACCCGTTATATAAGCTACGAGGGTATTATGCATATCCGTGAGGGTGAAACTTCCAACGAAATTGTAACGGATAAACATTTCCTCAAGATTCAGATTGAAGATAAAGGGGACGTACTTCGTTATCAGGATATTTCTTATTTAATGTCCCCCCTGAATAAGAACCTTAAAGCTTCCTATAATTTTCACGACAGTAAAATTTCTGTAAAGACTGTTGATTTTATCCAGCGCAAGAAAGACAGTCTGGTTGCCGATGCAAACGGTGTGGAATATCTTCATTTCGTTTCTGCCGGCGAAAAGGGTAGAGTAAACTATTATCTGAAACCGGGTGAAAGCAAATCATTAGGGGGTACACTGGTAAGTTATAACCGCCCTATTGACGGCGCCATAGAATTTAAAAGCGAAAACGGTAAACTGTTTATCAAGACGCCGGTAGACGCTGATTATATGGTGATGGCAACACAGGACAGCGGCAGTGTAAAGCAGAATGTTTACGAACCGCTGGCGCTGAGGAGCCTTTATACCATTAATGACATCAGAATCGTAGTTCCGGAAGGTCTTAAAAAAGGTAAGCTGACAGCATTTGAAGGAGATAAGAAGAAGGACCAGGCTCTGCCGGACGCGCTTACAATGGAGGTACAGGGTCCCAGGACCAAACAAACGGTAGAACTGGTGGTAGAACGTGGCAATCCTAACCTATTTAAGCAGATTTCTATAGACGGTCTGAATATTATGCTTGGCTTTGGGCCAAAGGTTTATACCACACCATTCGCCCTGCGTCTGGAGGATTTCGTTATGGAGACCTATCCCGGCAGCTCTTCGCCAAGTGCTTATGAAAGCCACGTTTCAATTATAGACGAGGGCAAGGAAACTCCCTATAAAATTTATATGAATAATGTACTGAACCACAAAGGTTACCGTTTCTTCCAGGCGAGTTTTGATGAGGACAGACAGGGTACGGTACTTTCTGTAAATCATGATTTCTGGGGTACCCTTATCACTTATATCGGTTACTTCTTCCTTTTTACAGCGATGTTTGTCATTTTCTTCTGGAAGGGTACTCATTTCTGGAAACTGAATAAGATGCTGAAGAACATCAACAAGACCCGTTCAGCAAGTGCCATCGCTCTGTTTCTGATGTTGGGTTTAAATGCGCAGAAAATAGAAACCCACAGCACCACAGACGGTAGTCGGGAGAGGGTACAGGTAAAGCATTCTGCGGACGACGGACATAATCATGCACCGGGCGAAGGTCATGCACAGATTACACCCGCACCCGCACAGGAACAGCAGTCGCAGAACTCAGTAGCGCGCTCCTTCAGCACAATGAAGATGATTAGCGCTGATGAGGCAATTGCCAAAACACGAATTTCCAGGGAACATGCCGAAAAATTTGCTTATCTGCTGGTACAGAATTACGACGGACGTATTGTTCCTATGAGCACACAGGCTACCGACGTCCTCCGGAAACTTTATAAAAAAGATAAGTTTAAAGGTACCGGCGACAACTACCTGACTGCAGAGCAGTGGTTCCTTTCTGTAAATACAGACACTCCAAGCTGGACCATGGTTCCGCTTATTAAAATCGGAACAAAAGGTGGCGAAGAGCTTAAGAGAAAAACCAAAGCCAACGATGAGGGTTATGCAAGCCTGATGAGCCTGTTCCCGTCTGATGCAAGCGGGAATCTAAAATATGTACTGGAAGAAGATTATAACCTCGCCTTTCGTAAGAAACCGGCTGAGCAAAGTAATTATGATAAAGAAGTAATTTCTGTAAACGAACGCGTACAGATTTTCAATGAATTCTTCAGTGGTCAGTTTATGAGAATGGTTCCGGTAAAGAATGATCCCAACTCCACATGGCATTCCTGGCTGGACCAGAACTTCGAACCGGATATGGAAAGCCAGAAAGTGATGGGTCCTTACTTTGCGGCGGTAGTTGCTGCACAGCAAAGCGGGAACTGGTCTCAGGCCGACGCTGAACTTACGAAGCTAAGCGACTATCAGCAAAACTGGGGTAAAAACGTGGTGCCTGCCAAATCAAAGGTAGACCTGGAGGTGTTCATGACCAAGGTGGATATCAACTTCCGCCTGCTAATATTCTATACGTTTATTGCGCTTTTCCTTGTAGTGCTCGGGTTTGTACATTTGTTCCGCCCAGGCCGCATGCTGGATAAGATTATAAAAATAGTACTTATTACAGGTCTTATCGGTTGGGTACTGCAGTTACTCGGACTTATGGGCAGATGGTATATTTCCGGCCACGCACCGTGGAGTAACGGTTACGAAGCAATCGTATTTATTTCATGGGTAGGTATTACGTCGGGACTTGTGCTGTACAGGAATTCCAATGCGCTCATTCCGGCGGCAGGATTCACGGTTGCTGTAATTATGATGGGCTTTGCTCATGGTGGATCGGCGTTGGATCCTCAAATTACACCCCTTGTACCTGTTCTTAAATCCTACTGGCTGATTATTCACGTTGCGATTATCACCTCCAGCTACGGTTTCTTCGGTTTGTCATTTGTAATAGCGTTGATTTGTCTGGTATTTTATATCCTGGCACGTAAGAAAGATTTTAAAGCTCATAACGACCGCAGTCTGAAGGAACTTACCATCGTTTCCGAGATGTCATTAACAATAGGGTTGTACGCACTAACCATCGGGACCTTCATGGGTGGAATCTGGGCCAATGAAAGTTGGGGACGTTACTGGAGCTGGGACCCTAAGGAAACATGGGCATTTATCTCCGTAATGGTGTACGCCTTTGTACTGCACATGCGTCTGGTACCGGGTCTAAGAAGCCGTTGGGCCTATCACGTGGCAACCATGCTGGCTATATCCAGTATTGTTATGACGTACTTTGGGGTGAATTATTACCTGAGCGGTCTGCACTCTTACGCAGCGGGCGATCCGATTCCTGTTCCGGCCTGGGTATATATAGGTTCCGGCGGAATGATCTTACTGGCATTGGTTTCTTATTTGAAATTCAGAACATTCAGCAAGAAAACTAAGATATAATTAAAGCAATTTATTTAGCAGAAGGACTCCAAATTGGGGTCCTTTTTTTCATTACGAAGTATTCAGACATTGAGCAAACAGGTTGGATATTTGACGAAAAAAAGCTGTCATCACTTGCGTGAGACAGCTTTTATATTTTACTGTAATTGTTATGAAAAAGCATTAATCCCCGTCACATCCATCCCGGTAATGAGCAGGTGTACGTCGTGTGTGCCTTCGTACGTAATTACTGACTCCAGATTTGCCGCGTGACGCATCATCGGGAACTCACCCATAATTCCTATACCTCCCAAAATCTGGCGGCTTTCCCTGGCAATATCAATTGCCATTTTTACATTATTCCTTTTGGCCATCGATATCTGTGCAGGCGTCGCTTTATGTTCGTTTTTCAGATTGCCTAACTGAAGGCAAAGAAGCTGTGCTTTTGTAATTTCGGTCAGGAACTCAGCCAATTTCTTTTGTTGAAGCTGGAAACCACCGATTGGTTTTCCGAACTGTTTTCTTTCCTTGGAATACTGAAGCGCCGTACAGTAGCAGTCGATTGCGGCACCAATCACACCCCAGGAGATACCGTAACGTGCAGAATTCAGACAGGAAAGCGGTCCTTTTAAACCTGTAACCTTGGGCAGCAGGTTTTCCTTCGGAACCTTAACATTATTGAATACAAGCTCACCTGTTTTAGAGGCCCGCAGACTCCATTTATTGTGTGTCTCAGGTGTTGTAAATCCTTCAAAGCCTCTTTCAACGATTAGCCCCTGAACTTTTCCTTCTTCATTTTTAGCCCAAACTACTGCCAGGTCACAAAGTGGCGCATTGGTAATCCACATTTTAGCACCGTTCAGCAGATAATGGTCACCGTTATCCTTGAAATACGTTTCCATAGAGCCCGGGTCGGAACCGTGGTTGGGTTCTGTAAGTCCAAAGGCTCCAATTAAATCTCCTTTAGCCAAGCCCGGCAGGAATTTCTTCTTTTGTTCCTCAGAACCGAATTCATTAATAGGAAACATTACTAAAGAACTCTGTACAGATGCGGCGGAACGGACTGCCGAATCGCCGCGTTCCAGTTCCTGCATAATAATGCCATAGGAAATCTGGTCCAGACCGGAGCCTCCGTACTCTTCAGGAATATAAGGCCCCAGAGCGCCTATTGCACCCAACTCCTTCATCAGGTTGGGGATGTCTGTATGATTTTGTGCCGCATCATCAATCTTAGGCATTATGAAACTCTCCACCCAATCACGTACTGACTGTCTTATTAACTTATGCTCATCCGTGAGCATGTTGTCCATTAAAAAATAGTCCGGAATAGTGGTAAGCGGGTAGTATGACATAGTTTTTTTTGATTTTGATAAAATTAAGATTTTTCGCATACGTGAGGAAATATTTAAGGGTTAAAAAAGATCTAAAGGTGCCGGCACACTACTTCAGGTAGATAGCCGGACCTTGTTTAATCCCAGCATTTTATTTTTACATACTTTTATATACCTGTTCCAACAGTAAAATTTTAAAATCACGTCAAATGATACGCACTGCAGTTCTCCTTCTTTTTCTTTTGTCAACTTGCCTTGACGCACAGAACACCGATCTTGACCCCGAAATTTCTGGCCTGGTAAAAATGGTCAGTAGTGATTCACTTAAGTCTCATGTGGTTAAACTGGTAAGTTTCGAAACACGGCACACTATGAGTTCTATCACCGATCCGGTGAAAGGCATTGGCGCTGCGCGAAACTGGGTGCTCTCCAAGTTCAGGACTTATGCCGCTAATTCCGGTGGACGTATGGAAGTATTTCTTCAGAACCGGGAGCTACAACCCGACGGGAAGCGCATCA
This window encodes:
- a CDS encoding FtsK/SpoIIIE family DNA translocase, with protein sequence MEKNTKNPPAATPEAGKTLSKPRIFFGIILLVLSLVMAGSFASYLMNWKADQSQAGTMLDRSVKSSNLFGKVGDWFGKIFIFDSIGVAAFIVAFLFFVVGMLILKKRYFKPWKTIGHSLFFICWLPIFFGAVTQGVGTLSGVYGYQIVDFLTSVIGLVGLWAVIAVSIGMYFILEFNMRPSAIKNRLNDINDKTVGKIKGMMPSSAEDFEADTELEELAGNGNEISNVTVTEDVPRAASTITEVPKGFPEVEVNNDLETITTPNRTSFEEMDEAASTTVTLTPSAPIPNLPASFQSEADSFEFKVEVAQEIDEPQDEADIKSADLVKQHGFYDHTLDLAKFQMPHINLLKDYGSEEISINKEELEENKNKIVGLLKNFNVGIAEIKATIGPTVTLYEIVPEAGIRVAAIKKLQDDIALNLSAMGIRIIAPMPGKGTIGIEVPRKNPTMVSMRSVLASHKFQNSDMDLPVVFGKTISNEIFMADLAKMPHLLMAGATGQGKSVGINAILTSLLYKKHPSELKFVMVDPKKVELTLYSKIERHYLAKLPDSDDAIITDTHKVINTLNSLCIEMDSRYELLKNAFCRTIKEYNGKFKERKLNPENGHRYLPYIVLVVDEFADLIMTAGKEVEHPIARLAQLARAVGIHLIVATQRPSVNVITGMIKANFPARAAFRVISSVDSRTILDATGADQLIGKGDMLYFNGNEILRLQCAFVDTPEVEKIVDYIGAQKGYASAFLLPEVPNEEGQSGSAAFDPNEKDALFEDAARIVVSTQQGSTSMLQRQLKLGYNRAGRIMDQLEAAGVVGGFNGAKAREVQITDLNSLEQFLQDLRR
- the ccsA gene encoding cytochrome c biogenesis protein; translation: MKKIQNILINTRTMAVLMIVYAAAMGYATFLENDYGTPTAKALIYEAKWFELVMFLLILNFIGNISRYRLWRREKWPVLIFHLSFVLLFIGGAITRYISYEGIMHIREGETSNEIVTDKHFLKIQIEDKGDVLRYQDISYLMSPLNKNLKASYNFHDSKISVKTVDFIQRKKDSLVADANGVEYLHFVSAGEKGRVNYYLKPGESKSLGGTLVSYNRPIDGAIEFKSENGKLFIKTPVDADYMVMATQDSGSVKQNVYEPLALRSLYTINDIRIVVPEGLKKGKLTAFEGDKKKDQALPDALTMEVQGPRTKQTVELVVERGNPNLFKQISIDGLNIMLGFGPKVYTTPFALRLEDFVMETYPGSSSPSAYESHVSIIDEGKETPYKIYMNNVLNHKGYRFFQASFDEDRQGTVLSVNHDFWGTLITYIGYFFLFTAMFVIFFWKGTHFWKLNKMLKNINKTRSASAIALFLMLGLNAQKIETHSTTDGSRERVQVKHSADDGHNHAPGEGHAQITPAPAQEQQSQNSVARSFSTMKMISADEAIAKTRISREHAEKFAYLLVQNYDGRIVPMSTQATDVLRKLYKKDKFKGTGDNYLTAEQWFLSVNTDTPSWTMVPLIKIGTKGGEELKRKTKANDEGYASLMSLFPSDASGNLKYVLEEDYNLAFRKKPAEQSNYDKEVISVNERVQIFNEFFSGQFMRMVPVKNDPNSTWHSWLDQNFEPDMESQKVMGPYFAAVVAAQQSGNWSQADAELTKLSDYQQNWGKNVVPAKSKVDLEVFMTKVDINFRLLIFYTFIALFLVVLGFVHLFRPGRMLDKIIKIVLITGLIGWVLQLLGLMGRWYISGHAPWSNGYEAIVFISWVGITSGLVLYRNSNALIPAAGFTVAVIMMGFAHGGSALDPQITPLVPVLKSYWLIIHVAIITSSYGFFGLSFVIALICLVFYILARKKDFKAHNDRSLKELTIVSEMSLTIGLYALTIGTFMGGIWANESWGRYWSWDPKETWAFISVMVYAFVLHMRLVPGLRSRWAYHVATMLAISSIVMTYFGVNYYLSGLHSYAAGDPIPVPAWVYIGSGGMILLALVSYLKFRTFSKKTKI
- a CDS encoding acyl-CoA dehydrogenase family protein, encoding MSYYPLTTIPDYFLMDNMLTDEHKLIRQSVRDWVESFIMPKIDDAAQNHTDIPNLMKELGAIGALGPYIPEEYGGSGLDQISYGIIMQELERGDSAVRSAASVQSSLVMFPINEFGSEEQKKKFLPGLAKGDLIGAFGLTEPNHGSDPGSMETYFKDNGDHYLLNGAKMWITNAPLCDLAVVWAKNEEGKVQGLIVERGFEGFTTPETHNKWSLRASKTGELVFNNVKVPKENLLPKVTGLKGPLSCLNSARYGISWGVIGAAIDCYCTALQYSKERKQFGKPIGGFQLQQKKLAEFLTEITKAQLLCLQLGNLKNEHKATPAQISMAKRNNVKMAIDIARESRQILGGIGIMGEFPMMRHAANLESVITYEGTHDVHLLITGMDVTGINAFS